The following are from one region of the Salmo trutta chromosome 22, fSalTru1.1, whole genome shotgun sequence genome:
- the LOC115158234 gene encoding hydroxysteroid 11-beta-dehydrogenase 1-like protein, giving the protein MKAFTKFLIVGVIGAAFVAFQWSGPTFDPESLKGARVLVTGASAGIGEQMAYHLAGFGAQVVITARREKVLQQVAEKCQLLGPQKALYIAADMANPSDPERVVKFAVDKLGGLDYLVLNHIGPSPFTMWDGDVEHTRWLMQVNFLSYLQMAKTALPTLKQSKGSIVVVSSLLGKMSSPFVAPYTSTKFALNGFFGTLQHELAMQRSNVSITICILGLIDTDSAMEKVRGITNIQAWPASEAALHIITSGATQQTESYYPWFCYYVCLIRDWFPYFRDMSLRNLYKY; this is encoded by the exons AGTCGTTAAAGGGTGCCCGGGTCCTGGTGACTGGTGCCAGTGCGGGAATAGGTGAACAAATGGCATATCACCTCGCCGGCTTTGGTGCGCAGGTGGTTATTACAGCCAGGAGggaaaaggttctacagcag GTAGCAGAGAAATGCCAGTTGTTGGGGCCCCAGAAAGCTCTATACATAGCAGCAGACATGGCCAATCCGTCTGACCCAGAGAGAGTGGTGAAGTTTGCTGTGGACAAGCTGGGAGGACTGGACTACCTGGTGTTGAATCACATAGGACCCAGCCCATTCACTATGTGGGATGGAGATGTGGAACACACTAGATGGTTAATGCAG GTGAATTTCCTCAGCTATCTGCAGATGGCAAAGACAGCTCTGCCTACCCTTAAGCAGAGTAAGGGTTCCATTGTGGTCGTCTCCTCCTTGTTAG GAAAAATGAGCAGTCCGTTTGTGGCTCCCTACACGTCCACCAAGTTCGCCCTGAACGGCTTCTTTGGGACGTTGCAGCATGAGCTTGCCATGCAGAGGAGCAACGTGTCCATCACCATCTGCATCCTGGGCCTGATCGATACAGATTCAGCTATGGAGAAAGTCAG GGGCATCACCAACATCCAAGCCTGGCCGGCCAGTGAGGCGGCTCTGCACATCATCACTTCTGGAGCCACGCAACAGACAGAGTCTTACTATCCCTGGTTCTGTTACTATGTCTGTCTCATCAGAGACTGGTTCCCCTACTTCAGGGACATGTCTTTACGTAACTTGTATAAATATTAA